The genomic segment GGCGCCGAGCGGCTCACGAAGGCGCTCGCGGACATCACCCTGCTCGCGTCCGAGATCGACGTCGCAAAGGACGGTACCGTCGCCCGCAACCTGGCGGACTTCAGCAAGGTGCCCCAGGCGTCCCGCGGCCCGCTGGCGCTGGCGAGCGACCAGGTGCAGCAGTCGCTCGATTCCCTCGCGCTGCCGCTGCCGCCGAAGGAGGTCGCGCCCCAGGCGACGTGGCAGGGGAAGCAGTTCTACGAACTGGGCGCGCTGGGCTACACCGTCCCGGCGACCGCCGAGGTCACGTACACGTACGAAGGGTTTTACGTGGGGCGCACCGGTCGGCCGATCGCGGTGGTCACCTTCAAGGGGCCGCTCCAGCGCGTGGCCCCGCCGAAGCCGAAGAAGGGCGCGCGGCCCGGGAAGGAGCCGACCCTGAACGGTCGGGTCGAAGGCAAAATCGAACTCTTCGCCGACACCGGGGTGTTCCTCTCCGCGAACGAACGGGTCCGGGCCGAGCTGGACCTGGACTTCGACGGCAAGCCGGCCAAAGCGATCGGCGTGCTGAACGTGCAGGCGACCCGGCTGGGGCCGCCGCCGCCGAAGAAGTAGACCGGGGGCCGGACCGGCCTAAGCGCCCGCAGACAGAACCTAACCCCCGACCCCCTTCCCTAAGAGGGAAGGGGGAGAAACCCGGCGTTCGGAAGCGCCTCTCCCCGCCCCGGCCCGCGAGAAGTTCCGCTGACAGGGCCGGGGAGCATACCGGGAGGGATTGGGGAGGGGTTCTGTCCGATAGTCCTAATTCTTTTTCTTCGCTCGGGCTCTGATGAGCTTCAGGGCCTCGACGGCCTTGGTGCTCCAAAACGACTTGCCGGACACGACCTTCTGGAGCGCCGGGACGCTATCGACCGTGCCGATCTCCTTGAGGACGTCGATCGCCGCGCCCTGCTCCGTGACGTCCGTCGACGCCAGCGCCGGGATCACGGGCCGCTCGGCCGCCGGGCCGATGTCGATGAGCGCCTTGGCCGACTCGCCGGTACACTGGGGGTCGCCCAGCCGCCGCACCAGCGCCGGAACGGCCCGGTCGTCCCGGAACCGTCGGACCGCAAGCGCCGCGGTCCGGCGGGTCGCCCCGTCCTCGTGGTCGAGTGCCCGGATCAGTGTCGGGACGTCGTCCCTGGTGCCCCAGACGCCGAGCGATTTGACCGCTTCCACCCGGACGGACTGCTGCGGATCGGTCGTCACGTCGGCGAGCCGTTTGACGACCTCCGCCCGCCGGTCCGCCTTCGGCGTCAGGCGCCCGAGGTCGGCCGCGGCGCCCGCGCGTGAGAAGTCGTCCGGCTTGTCGAGGCCGGCCAGCGCGTCGGTGATCGCCTTGTCCGCGGCGACGGACGGGTCCGGGCGCGCGGGGGCGTGGGCGCGGGCCGGGCGGGAGGCGGGTTCGGGCCGGCCCCGGGCTGTTGCTCCCCGCCGGCGTTCGGTCCGGGGTCGGCCGGTTTCTGCTGGAGCGTTTTGAGGACGACCGCCGCCAGAACGCCTTCGCAGATGAGCGCGATCCCCAGCCACAATACGAGCGTCCACGCGGCGAGGAGCCGCGGGTACCGGAACGACGCGCCGATGGCGTGGAACATGACCCAGACGCCGAACGCCTCCGCGCTGGCCCCGTCGTCCGGTTCCTGGTACATGGCGCGCACGCACACGAGGCCGAGGATCCAGTAGCCGAAGCCGAACCAGATCGCCAACTGGGTGCCCGCGGACGAGAAAGGGGCCGCGCCGGCGATGGCGAACCCGGCCGGCGCCAGGAACAGCAACGGGATCAGCCCGCGGACGCGTTTTTGCCCCGGCGCCTTCTTCCGGCGTTTTTTGGGCCGCGGCTCGTCCTCCTCGTCGTTCTCGTCGTTTTTGGGTCCGCCCTCGACGATCCGCGTGTGGCACGCGGGGCACCGGACCGTTTTGCTCTCGTCCGGAACCTTCACCACCTCGTCGCACTCCGGACAACTGACCTTCCGCATGGCACTCGTGCTCCGACTCGCCGCAAGGGGAGAGGACAATCGGCCGGTTGAGAATACGTGCGATTGTTA from the Frigoriglobus tundricola genome contains:
- a CDS encoding zinc-ribbon domain-containing protein, giving the protein MRKVSCPECDEVVKVPDESKTVRCPACHTRIVEGGPKNDENDEEDEPRPKKRRKKAPGQKRVRGLIPLLFLAPAGFAIAGAAPFSSAGTQLAIWFGFGYWILGLVCVRAMYQEPDDGASAEAFGVWVMFHAIGASFRYPRLLAAWTLVLWLGIALICEGVLAAVVLKTLQQKPADPGPNAGGEQQPGAGPNPPPARPAPTPPRARTRPSPRTRRSPTRWPASTSRTTSHARAPRPTSGA
- a CDS encoding HEAT repeat domain-containing protein; the protein is MTTDPQQSVRVEAVKSLGVWGTRDDVPTLIRALDHEDGATRRTAALAVRRFRDDRAVPALVRRLGDPQCTGESAKALIDIGPAAERPVIPALASTDVTEQGAAIDVLKEIGTVDSVPALQKVVSGKSFWSTKAVEALKLIRARAKKKN